A section of the Pochonia chlamydosporia 170 chromosome 2, whole genome shotgun sequence genome encodes:
- a CDS encoding pre-mRNA splicing factor cwc22 (similar to Aspergillus terreus NIH2624 XP_001211135.1), whose translation MASADVSIPRRERERERGPQREADSYRPPPRERTPPPVRTEEEKQAAAKAEYEKLLNMRSGGTYIPPARLRALQAQITDKTSKEYQRMAWEALKKSINGLINKVNTANIKHIVPELFSENLIRGRGLFCRSIMKAQAASLPFTPIYAAMAAIVNTKLPQVGELLIKRLIMQFRKGFKRNDKSVCLSSTTFLAHLINQQVQHEMLAGQILLLLLHKPTDDSVEIAVGFCREVGQYLEDMQPSISVAVFDQFRNILHEADIDKRTQYMIEVLFQVRKDKFKDHPAVKEELDLVEEEDQITHRAELDGEIDVQDGLNIFKFDANWEENEEAYKKLKAEILGEGSDYEDDDEDDDSSEGEEEDQETKAIEIKDQSNADLVNLRRTIYLTIMSSADPEEAVHKLMKINLPAGQEPELPSMIVECCSQEKTYTKFFGLIGERFAKINRLWCDLFEQSFVKYYETIHRYENNKLRNIAQLFGHMLGVDSIGWHCLSAIHLNEDETTSSSRIFIKILFQSIVEEIGLPKLKARMADETLRPNLEGIFPKDNPRNIRFSINYFTSIGLGALTEEMREYLQNMPKPALPAPAAADVSDSDSVSSYSSYTGSSYSSRSRSRTPRRIRGRSTSRTPSRMGRSRSYSESRSRSRSASYSSRSRSISPVRRDSYSASPRRRARSVSGSRSPSPAPRGRGRARSASYSRSPSRTRRPSASVSPPRGRDRSPKARPQRRNSSSLSSAPRNKRRRDSRSPSFDSRSPPARRARRDSPSPRRNGRRQSYSASRSRSPRRESRSVSVDGPRRSRSPVPAKRRRYSESVSRSPPPVKRGRRGD comes from the coding sequence ATGGCGTCCGCCGACGTGAGCATCCCGCGTCGTGAGCGCGAACGGGAACGCGGACCCCAACGAGAAGCCGACTCGTATCGTCCACCACCTCGCGAGCGAACACCTCCGCCTGTGCGAAccgaagaagagaagcagGCTGCGGCTAAAGCAGAATATGAAAAACTTCTCAACAtgcggtctggtggaacCTACATCCCTCCCGCGAGACTGAGGGCGCTGCAGGCGCAAATCACCGACAAGACCAGCAAGGAGTATCAGCGCATGGCCTGGGAggcattgaagaagagtATCAACGGTCTCATCAACAAGGTCAATACGGCGAACATCAAGCACATTGTTCCCGAGCTGTTTAGCGAGAATCTGATTCGCGGACGGGGACTCTTTTGCCGATCCATCATGAAGGCCCAAGCTGCCAGTTTGCCCTTCACTCCCATCTAcgctgccatggcggccattGTCAACACCAAGCTGCCACAGGTTGGCGAGTTGTTAATCAAGAGATTGATTATGCAGTTCCGAAAAGGCTTCAAGCGCAACGACAAGTCGGTTTGTTTGTCGTCGACGACTTTCCTCGCAcacctcatcaaccagcaggTGCAACACGAGATGCTCGCTGGTCAAATCCTCCTATTGCTACTGCACAAGCCGACCGATGACAGCGTGGAGATTGCCGTTGGTTTCTGTCGAGAAGTGGGACAGTACCTAGAGGACATGCAGCCATCCATTTCGGTGGCTGTGTTTGACCAGTTTCGCAACATCCTCCACGAGGCCGACATTGACAAGAGGACACAATACATGATTGAAGTTTTGTTCCAGGTGCGCAAGGACAAATTCAAGGACCACCCTGCTGTCAAGGAAGAGTTGGATCTagtcgaggaagaagaccaGATCACTCATCGAGCAGAGCTGGACGGCGAGATTGACGTGCAGGACGGTCTCAACATTTTCAAGTTTGACGCCAACTGGGAAGAGAATGAAGAAGCCTATAAAAAACTCAAGGCCGAAATTCTAGGCGAAGGAAGCGACtacgaagacgacgacgaagatgatgataGTTccgagggcgaggaagaagaccaGGAGACAAAAGCCATTGAAATCAAGGACCAGTCCAACGCTGACCTTGTCAACCTCCGAAGAACAATCTATctcaccatcatgtccagtGCCGACCCCGAAGAAGCGGTCCACAAGCTCATGAAGATCAACCTCCCCGCGGGTCAAGAGCCAGAACTTCCCTCCATGATCGTCGAGTGCTGCTCGCAAGAAAAAACATACACCAAATTCTTCGGCCTTATTGGCGAGCGTTTCGCCAAAATCAACCGCCTCTGGTGCGACTTATTCGAGCAGTCATTCGTCAAGTACTACGAAACAATTCACCGCTATGAAAACAATAAGCTTCGCAACATTGCTCAGCTCTTCGGACACATGCTTGGCGTTGACTCCATTGGCTGGCACTGCCTCTCTGCCATTCATCTCAACGAAGATGAAACCACCTCCAGTAGCCGTATCTTCATCAAGATCTTGTTCCAGAGCATAGTTGAAGAAATCGGACTGCCTAAACTCAAGGCCAGAATGGCCGATGAGACACTCCGTCCGAACCTTGAGGGCATCTTCCCCAAGGATAACCCGCGGAATATCcgcttctccatcaactACTTTACCAGTATTGGTCTCGGAGCTCTCACTGAAGAAATGAGAGAGTATTTGCAGAATATGCCGAAACCGGCTCTACCTGCTCCTGCGGCAGCAGACGTGTCTGATTCAGACTCAGTATCAAGTTACTCTTCCTACACCGGGTCATCATATTCATCCCGGTCACGATCCAGAACGCCCCGCAGAATTCGCGGCCGTTCTACATCTAGAACACCTTCTCGCATGGGGAGATCTCGTTCATACTCTGAGAGTAGATCCCGCTCGCGTTCCGCATCATACAGCTCAAGATCACGGTCAATATCGCCCGTACGCAGAGACTCATATTCTGCTTCACCGAGACGACGGGCACGATCCGTCTCCGGAAGTAGATCTCCCTCACCGGCACCCAGGGGCCGGGGCCGAGCTCGTAGCGCCTCATATAGTCGTTCTCCATCTAGAACTCGACGCCCATCTGCTTCTGTCAGCCCACCCCGTGGACGGGACCGCTCTCCAAAGGCCAGGCCACAGCGGCGCAACAGCTCGTCCTTGAGCAGTGCGCCTCGGAACAAGCGCAGACGGGACTCTCGATCTCCATCGTTTGACTCCCGCTCGCCGCCCGCCAGGAGAGCCAGACGAGATAGCCCTTCCCCTAGACGGAATGGGCGAAGACAATCGTACTCTGCGTCGCGGAGTAGAAGCCCCAGACGGGAGAGTAGGTCTGTTTCTGTGGACGGGCCAAGGAGGTCGCGGAGCCCTGTGCCCgcgaagaggaggagatATAGTGAGAGTGTGTCACGGTCGCCACCTCCAGTGAAGAGGGGTCGCCGTGGGGATTGA
- a CDS encoding cytochrome P450 (similar to Exophiala dermatitidis NIH/UT8656 XP_009155209.1), which produces MTSSHCTQSIMDHVFSICGSHSDELSSAKEATTIFHSIVSSTLPPQEKSPSRLWQDAVAVVVAGTLTTSTVLSVTTFHLLRQPATLRKLKEELASVVADPKNLPPSATLEKLPYLTAVVKEGLRLANGVATRLPRIPVDETLIYSVKEEKGRGWAAREHKLRPGTPISMTAMLIHSSAKYFDDPTVFRPERWIEDTSGRLDKYLVPFSRGTRQCVGLNLAHSELYLALAKVFSQFGSREACISSDKACLELFETDFDDLKIVGDGGAPMYRVGSKGIRVKVIPNCL; this is translated from the coding sequence ATGACAAGCAGCCATTGTACACAGAGCATCATGGACCACGTCTTTTCCATCTGTGGCTCGCACTCAGATGAACTTAGTAGTGCAAAAGAAGCCACCACAATATTCCACTCTATCGTGTCAAGCACTCTCCCACCGCAGGAGAAATCCCCTTCTAGACTCTGGCAAGATGCTGTGGCAGTCGTCGTCGCTGGCACACTAACCACGTCAACTGTTCTGAGCGTAACGACCTTTCATCTCCTCAGGCAACCCGCTACGTTGAGAAAGCTGAAAGAAGAACTCGCATCCGTAGTTGCGGATCCCAAAAATCTCCCCCCTAGTGCCACATTAGAAAAGTTGCCATATCTTACTGCTGTGGTAAAGGAAGGCCTGAGACTTGCCAACGGCGTGGCGACCCGACTTCCTAGAATTCCGGTAGACGAAACTTTGATATACTCTGTGAAGGAGGAAAAGGGGCGAGGTTGGGCTGCGCGGGAGCACAAGCTGCGACCCGGAACGCCAATTTCAATGACTGCAATGTTGATACACAGCTCGGCCAAGTACTTTGATGATCCTACGGTGTTCCGACCAGAACGCTGGATCGAGGATACGAGCGGGCGACTGGATAAGTATCTTGTGCCGTTTTCCCGGGGCACGAGACAGTGTGTTGGGCTTAACCTTGCTCATTCTGAACTTTACCTTGCTCTTGCAAAGGTTTTTAGTCAGTTTGGTAGTCGTGAGGCATGCATTTCTAGTGATAAAGCTTGTTTGGAGCTGTTTGAAACGGATTTTGATGACTTGAAGATTGTGGGTGATGGGGGTGCGCCGATGTATCGGGTTGGATCGAAGGGAATTAGGGTTAAAGTTATACCCAACTGCCTGTAG
- a CDS encoding tRNA-dihydrouridine synthase 1 (similar to Aspergillus terreus NIH2624 XP_001214330.1), translating into MTTTDTTQGAPTADATQGRKKLHGRAFYESIGKPKYIVAPMVDQSEFAWRMLTRSFLTEEEKKKMLAYTPMFHARLFSQEIKYRRAHFQSTKPDSHDPWLDGNPSIDRPLFVQFCANDPEALLSAAKQVAPYCDAVDLNLGCPQGIARKGHYGAFLQEDQDLIFRLINTLHKELSVPVTAKIRILEDKEKTLAYAQNVLKAGASILTVHGRRREQKGHLTGVADWKMLRFLRDSLPPETVIFANGNILQGGDIDECLTATGADGVMSAEGNLSDPALFAKPPTVGDEGREYWRGRDGNGGWRVDAITRRYLDILHKHALGVEPPVRRPLFIPGDDTAWLEEQAQEAESEERPQKRRKKDSDGGKRDEASPNLTAMQPHLFHLLRHFVSKHTDIRDMLARSRRDGIQGYERVLGAVERRVAKELIEYEATDGKSFQQELDKLGDETDDLPEGESSKGTVRRCKRPVWVAQPIIRPLPAEALAKGAIRLTKKELEAKARETGVEKKSGGGEGEEGKKEDIKARDELVSG; encoded by the exons ATGACGACCACGGATACAACACAGGGTGCGCCTACAGCCGATGCCACCCAGGGAAGGAAAAAGTTGCATGGCAGAGCGTTTTACGAGAGCATTGGGAAACCCAAGTATATTGTAGCTCCAATGGTGGACCAGTCCGAGTTT GCCTGGCGAATGCTCACGCGATCCTTTCTCActgaagaggaaaagaagaaaatgctGGCCTATACGCCCATGTTTCACGCCCGTCTCTTCTCTCAGGAAATCAAGTACCGCAGAGCCCATTTCCAATCTACGAAGCCCGATTCACATGACCCCTGGCTCGACGGCAACCCATCCATCGACCGGCCTCTCTTCGTACAATTTTGCGCCAACGACCCCGAAGCTCTACTCTCTGCGGCCAAGCAAGTCGCTCCCTACTGCGACGCGGTCGACTTGAACCTTGGCTGCCCGCAAGGTATTGCGCGCAAGGGTCACTACGGCGCATTCCTACAAGAAGATCAGGACTTGATCTTTCGGCTGATCAACACGTTGCACAAGGAACTTTCTGTTCCTGTGACAGCCAAGATTCGCATCCTGGAGGATAAAGAGAAGACGTTGGCGTATGCGCAGAACGTCTTGAAGGCTGGTGCGTCGATATTAACGGTTCATGGACGACGAAGGGAGCAAAAGGGGCACTTGACAGGTGTGGCAGActggaagatgttgaggttTCTGAGAGATAGCCTGCCGCCAGAAACTGTTATCTTTGCGAATGGTAACATTTTACAGGGTGGGGATATTGACGAGTGTCTGACTGCCACAGGGGCCGATGGTGTGATGAGTGCGGAGGGAAATCTGAGTGATCCTGCGCTCTTTGCGAAACCGCCGACTGTAGGGGATGAAGGGAGAGAGTACTGGAGGGGGAGGGACGGCAATGGCGGCTGGCGAGTCGATGCCATCACGCGCCGATATCTGGATATCTTGCACAAACACGCCCTTGGGGTCGAACCTCCCGTCAGACGACCGCTGTTCATCCCAGGAGACGACACAGCCTGGTTAGAAgagcaagcccaagaagctgAATCCGAGGAACGCCCTCAAAAGCGCCGCAAGAAGGATTCCGACGGTGGAAAACGCGACGAGGCTTCACCGAATTTGACAGCCATGCAACCGCATCTATTCCACCTGTTACGACACTTTGTTTCCAAGCACACCGATATAAGAGACATGTTGGCCCGCAGCCGCAGAGATGGTATACAGGGGTACGAAAGGGTTCTCGGAGCAGTAGAGCGACGAGTCGCAAAGGAATTAATAGAATATGAGGCCACCGACGGGAAGAGCTTCCAACAagagctggacaagctggGCGATGAGACGGACGATTTACCAGAGGGAGAGAGCTCAAAGGGCACGGTGAGGAGGTGTAAGCGGCCTGTGTGGGTTGCGCAGCCGATTATTCGGCCGTTGCCGGCGGAGGCGTTGGCCAAGGGGGCGATACGgttgaccaagaaggagtTGGAGGCGAAGGCGAGGGAGACGGGGGTTGAGAAGAagagtggtggtggtgagggagaagaggggaagaaggaggataTAAAGGCGAGGGATGAGCTTGTTTCTGGGTAG
- a CDS encoding C6 transcription factor (similar to Colletotrichum gloeosporioides Nara gc5 XP_007278102.1) yields MSSSQASATSPPPSGRKVNRSCIECTRRKIKCDGRQPCGSCVYYHNADTCEFRQRSRRNAVSRSTFDKTSEQLKLQSKVLETLFPGSNVADLLEKSQSELLELLNMNSIPPHNNLQHQPHLPITPGPPPIPPQRQDEDGQFASGSTADESAPMSENGEPAEDRQWDESLDQPATVASDDINALGLAADNQHARSYLGVTSMSAVFRTIFRLCPAAKEHTAQCARALTAVPAQAQLAVPVLGRDPALGILREQRCIDFYFEHIHPITPFLDEEDFRSQYASGTRQDGSWMGLLNMVFALGSIASGSEGLHEQYYREARSFTGLDSLGSGNLESLQALCLLGGYYLHFRNSPNMAYSILGAAQRVAIALGLHREPRKAANMTDPAEIESYRRRVETRRRTWWALFCLDTWACMTQGRPTCGRWESSTMDTYFPSCLYPDDQCAILLRANIEFCLIFERVQHRFAQFSRLSNQEVLAVDAELQTWYNSLPQETRQVDNAPQRFRFARELMKTRYYNARVILARSLILYMAHDFKRKIRDLVPEQRQILDHCCSISSEAIDSTARYWTPNRIHVWNLAWYLFQACTVPLLSIAIERNMQQRQQEQVPSPASDRVISWQTSLAKALETFAEMRPWMRASDRSPDIVSALYEALTVVGGGDDQTPSATDGSLDLFGWCDEQLTEMDWGVFLGDETLARGMYPM; encoded by the exons ATGTCCAGCTCACAAGCATCCGCGACCTCACCGCCGCCGTCCGGACGCAAAGTGAACAGGTCGTGTATTGAATGTACTCGTCGCAAGATCAAGTGCGATGGCCGGCAACCATGCGGTAGCTGCGTCTACTACCACAATGCCGATACTTGCGAGTTCCGTCAACGCTCAAGGCGGAATGCCGTGAGCAGAAG CACCTTTGACAAGACCTCAGAACAGCTGAAATTGCAGTCCAAGGTCCTGGAGACCCTGTTCCCCGGCTCCAATGTCGCAGACCTGCTGGAAAAGAGTCAAAGTGAACTTCTCGAGCTGCTCAACATGAACAGCATACCTCCACATAATAACCTACAACATCAGCCTCACCTACCCATTACTCCAGGCCCGCCACCCATTCCTCCCCAGAGacaagacgaagacggcCAGTTTGCCTCTGGTTCAACAGCCGACGAATCCGCTCCCATGTCTGAAAATGGAGAACCAGCCGAGGACCGGCAATGGGACGAATCCCTTGACCAACCTGCCACAGTTGCAAGCGATGATATCAACGCTCTTGGCTTGGCCGCGGATAATCAGCACGCGCGCTCTTACCTCGGTGTCACATCCATGAGTGCCGTGTTCAGGACCATCTTTCGATTATGCCCAGCCGCAAAGGAGCATACAGCACAATGCGCAAGAGCCCTGACCGCAGTgccagcacaagcacaactGGCGGTTCCTGTTCTTGGCAGGGATCCAGCGCTCGGTATTTTGAGGGAACAGCGCTGTATCGACTTTTATTTCGAGCACATCCACCCTATTACTCCATTCCtcgacgaggaagacttTCGAAGTCAGTATGCTTCTGGTACTCGACAGGATGGTTCCTGGATGGGACTGTTGAACatggtgtttgctttggGTTCCATTGCTTCCGGGAGCGAGGGCCTTCATGAGCAATATTACCGAGAAGCTCGCTCATTTACTGGCCTAGATAGCCTAGGATCTGGGAACCTTGAAAGCTTACAGGCTTTATGTCTCCTTGGCGGCTATTACTTGCATTTCCGCAATTCGCCCAATATGGCATATAGCATTCTCGGCGCTGCCCAACGAGTAGCCATTGCGCTAGGCTTGCACCGTGAGCCTCGGAAAGCTGCTAATATGACCGATCCAGCGGAAATAGAGTCGTACCGAAGGCGCGTCGAAACTAGGAGACGGACGTGGTGGGCTCTGTTCTGCCTTGACACATGGGCCTGTATGACACAAGGACGCCCAACCTGCGGCCGGTGGGAAAGCAGTACTATGGACACGTACTTTCCCTCTTGCCTCTACCCGGACGATCAATGCGCCATTTTGCTCCGTGCTAACATTGAATTTTGTCTGATATTCGAACGGGTTCAGCATCGCTTCGCCCAGTTTAGCCGGCTATCAAACCAGGAGGTCCTGGCCGTCGACGCCGAACTACAGACTTGGTATAACAGCCTACCCCAGGAAACAAGACAAGTCGACAATGCGCCTCAGCGTTTCCGATTCGCACGGGAGTTAATGAAGACGAGATACTACAACGCTCGCGTTATTCTCGCTCGATCACTCATACTATACATGGCCCACGACTTCAAGCGCAAAATCAGAGACCTCGTTCCTGAGCAGCGCCAAATACTCGATCATTGCTGTTCCATCTCCTCGGAAGCAATCGATTCAACAGCACGATACTGGACCCCGAACCGTATTCATGTGTGGAACCTGGCATGGTACCTTTTCCAGGCGTGTACAGTGCCCCTGCTCAGCATCGCCATTGAAAGAAATATGCAGCAGCGCCAGCAAGAACAGGTGCCATCACCAGCGTCAGACAGAGTTATCTCCTGGCAGACAAGTTTGGCCAAGGCGCTGGAGACATTTGCCGAAATGCGGCCCTGGATGCGCGCCTCTGATCGTTCTCCGGATATTGTATCTGCCTTGTACGAAGCACTTACAGTGGTTGGGGGAGGGGATGACCAGACACCTTCTGCTACGGACGGCAGCTTGGATCTCTTTGGCTGGTGTGACGAGCAACTTACTGAGATGGATTGGGGGGTGTTTCTCGGCGATGAGACTTTGGCAAGGGGGATGTATCCGATGTGA
- a CDS encoding beta-mannosidase (similar to Neosartorya fischeri NRRL 181 XP_001262769.1), translating into MAHTRVQLTSGWTFKQQEWSSEEWLPVSQVPSQIHMDLLAHKKIPDPFVDINERAVQWVGDKVWQYKVSFPTPKASSGDLTTDLVFEGLDTFATVALNGKEILKTDNMFVSYRVNISEHLKHDGDNVLEIEFDSAWIRGRELVKEHSHEHNFLVRQTEAGRVAVRKAQYNWGWDWGPILMTAGPWKPVYLEQYTARLDDVWAQNEVASDLKTCSGTIYANIAGQVHTNDKLAVSLTLDGKNIIQEQVTIPNNGKVSVPFKIADPQLWYPLNYGPQTRYNLQATIVRNDIELHATFKLIGFRRTELVQEPDAHGKSFYFRINNVDVFGGGSCWIPADSYSSAISPKRYYDWIKLMAEGNQVMIRVWGGGIYEDDSLIDACDELGVLVWHDFQFACASYPTYASYMKTLEVEVRQHIRRLRWHPSVIAWAGNNEDYQVQERYKLDYDFENKDPDSWLKSTFPARYLYEHFLPELVKEEDPFMIYHPSSPWGDGKPTADPTVGDIHQWNLWHGAVNKYQEVSLLGGRFISEFGMEAYPHLSTVQRMTTHPSQLYPGSMTIDFHNKGIFNERRMTTYVSENFRLKYDLPSYIHLTQVVQAEAMRFAYKTWRRDWGTAGDRKCGGVLVWQLNDCWPTMSWAVVDYYLVKKPAYYAISRALRPLDIGVTRTYHDWTQTGYYIDENSKLCTGQVDQTLPARQSAFDVWIASSNVQPVDAQVTVRFISIRSGKDVTDSITESITATPNATTTVFSNKPLKPSIPHHDDYTVPFDVTQYDPYVVYTTLSVNGSVVATDTAWPDPIKFLDMPDRGISFSITSKNQVTVSADRPTKGFVFEEVEGMKLSDNGFDIMPGDKHDITVDGPVSAEKLRWTYIGADDASLEIK; encoded by the exons ATGGCTCACACGCGAGTACAGCTCACCAGTGGCTGGACCTTTAAGCAGCAGGAATGGTCGTCAGAAGAATGGCTTCCTGTTTCACAGGTCCCTAGTCAAATTCACATGGACCTCCTGGCTCACAAAAA AATCCCAGATCCCTTCGTTGACATCAATGAGCGTGCAGTCCAGTGGGTGGGCGACAAAGTATGGCAATACAAAGTGTCATTTCCTACCCCAAAGGCATCATCTGGAGATCTCACTACAGATCTTGTGTTTGAAGGCCTTGACACATTTGCTACCGTAGCCCTGAACGGAAAAGAGATTCTCAAGACAGACAACATGTTTGTATCATACCGCGTCAACATTTCTGAGCACCTCAAACATGATGGCGACAATGTCTTGGAGATTGAATTTGACTCCGCTTGGATTCGTGGAAGAGAGCTTGTCAAGGAACATAGCCATGAGCACAATTTTCTCGTCAGACAGACCGAAGCTGGTCGAGTGGCTGTCAGAAAGGCCCAGTACAACTGGGGTTGGGATTGGGGTCCTATTCTGATGACTGCTGGACCCTGGAAGCCAGTATATCTCGAGCAGTACACTGCCCGCCTCGATGATGTGTGGGCTCAAAACGAAGTCGCTTCAGATTTGAAGACTTGCTCAGGTACTATTTACGCCAACATTGCCGGTCAAGTCCATACAAATGACAAGCTGGCTGTGTCATTGACACTGGATGGCAAGAACATCATTCAAGAACAAGTCACCATTCCAAACAACGGCAAAGTGTCTGTCCCATTCAAAATTGCCGACCCCCAACTCTGGTACCCTCTCAACTACGGCCCACAAACTCGCTACAATCTTCAAGCTACAATCGTGCGAAACGACATCGAGCTACATGCCACATTCAAATTAATCGGCTTCCGCCGCACAGAGCTCGTTCAGGAGCCCGATGCCCACGGCAAGTCGTTCTACTTCCGCATCAATAATGTCGACGTATTCGGTGGTGGCTCGTGCTGGATTCCAGCCGACTCGTATTCATCAGCAATTTCCCCCAAACGCTACTACGACTGGATCAAACTCATGGCCGAGGGCAACCAAGTCATGATCCGAGTTTGGGGAGGTGGCATTTACGAAGACGATTCCCTTATCGACGCCTGTGACGAGCTGGGCGTGCTGGTCTGGCACGATTTCCAGTTTGCCTGTGCTAGCTATCCGACGTATGCGTCATACATGAAGACGCTTGAGGTGGAAGTCAGACAACATATTCGACGACTCCGCTGGCACCCGTCAGTGATAGCATGGGCGGGCAACAATGAGGATTACCAAGTCCAGGAGCGATACAAACTCGATTACGACTTTGAAAACAAGGATCCAGACTCTTGGCTCAAATCCACCTTCCCAGCTCGATACCTATATGAGCATTTCCTTCCGGAGCTCGTCAAAGAGGAAGATCCCTTTATGATCTACCACCCGTCCAGTCCCTGGGGTGACGGCAAACCCACAGCTGATCCCACAGTGGGAGACATTCATCAATGGAATC TTTGGCATGGTGCCGTGAACAAATACCAAGAAGTATCTCTTCTAGGAGGACGCTTCATCAGTGAATTCGGCATGGAGGCCTACCCTCATCTCTCCACGGTCCAGCGCATGACCACACACCCATCCCAACTGTACCCAGGCTCCATGACAATCGACTTCCACAACAAGGGTATCTTCAACGAACGCCGTATGACAACCTACGTCTCTGAAAACTTCCGCCTCAAGTACGACCTCCCCTCGTACATCCACCTCACGCAGGTCGTACAGGCGGAAGCCATGCGCTTCGCATACAAGACCTGGCGTCGCGACTGGGGAACCGCAGGAGACCGTAAATGTGGTGGCGTCCTCGTCTGGCAACTCAACGACTGCTGGCCAACCATGTCCTGGGCCGTGGTGGACTACTATCTCGTCAAGAAACCTGCCTATTACGCCATCTCACGAGCATTGAGACCCCTCGATATCGGTGTGACCAGGACCTACCACGACTGGACACAAACAGGGTACTACATCGACGAGAACTCAAAGTTGTGCACAGGACAGGTCGACCAGACACTGCCAGCGAGACAATCCGCCTTCGACGTATGGATTGCAAGCAGCAACGTGCAGCCTGTAGATGCCCAAGTCACAGTACGTTTTATATCCATCCGCTCTGGAAAAGACGTCACAGACAGTATCACCGAATCCATCACAGCCACACCAAATGCCACCACGACGGTATTCTCAAACAAGCCTCTAAAACCGTCCATCCCTCACCACGACGACTACACCGTGCCCTTTGACGTTACCCAGTATGACCCCTATGTAGTGTACACCACTCTGTCCGTGAATGGCTCCGTGGTGGCCACCGACACGGCATGGCCTGATCCCATCAAGTTCTTGGATATGCCTGATCGTGGAATCTCATTCTCCATCACGTCCAAGAATCAGGTTACTGTTTCGGCGGACCGACCCACCAAGGGATTCGTGTTTGAAGAAGTAGAGGGCATGAAATTGAGCGATAATGGATTCGACATTATGCCCGGTGACAAGCATGACATTACAGTAGATGGTCCCGTTTCCGCAGAAAAGTTGCGATGGACGTATATTGGCGCGGATGATGCGTCACTAGAGATAAAGTAA